TTGATTGTTATCAGTAGTGGCACAAACTGCATCCCTGGTATTTCCAGAGGTTTTTATCTCCTTATCTCTTGGAGAGCTGTAATCAAACCCCAGAATCGTTATCAGTTTTCTTACCAAGCCTGGGTggatgtttggttttttccccaaatttggtgagctggagctgcagagctgtgcttcccTTCCAGGTATTGCTGCCCTCACCTTCGCCCTGCTGATGTCTGCCAGGATGGGGATTTTCCAGGAGACACTGTACAAGAAATTTGGGAAGCACTCCAAGGAAGCCCTGTTCTACAACGTGAGTCCCtggggctctccctgctccaaggtcccttccacTCCTGCACTGGGCACAAAAAGGATCCCACACTGCCAGGGTGGAGCAGTGAGGAGCCGGCTCTGATCCAGCTGGGAATTGGGGTGGATTCCCATCCCCTGATCCCACCCTGGATTTGTTTCTCCCCTCAGCACGCGTTGCCACTCCctggattcctgctgctggctcccaaCATTTACCAGCACGCCGTGCTCTTCAACCAGTCTGGTGAGTGCTGTGCTGAGGGATCCGTGCTCCTGGGCCTTCCCATCCTCTGGAAAATCCTCTGGGAAGTTCCCTTCCCGCATTTGTGCACGCTGGCACCTTGGGGTGTTCCAAGCCTTTTGGATTTTGAGGAATTTGCAGGAAGGAattcagctggggctgcccctggatccctggaatgtccaaggccaagctggtcgcttggagcaccctgggacagtgggaggcggctctccccagagcagggggtgGAATTTAAGGaaccattccataattccatgaTTAAAGCCCAAGTTTCTTACTAATTCCCACACACCAGCCACATCCAAGAGTGGTCCCTGGGAAAAGGAACGTGGTAGCTCAGGAATGGGAGTACCAGGACCTAATCCTCAGTAAGGGATGTAAACATGGACttgctggggtttttctgcTGGTGCTCCCCAGGATTTGCTGTGGGAACAGAGTGGATTCCTTCAGCACTGACACAGGAGAGCAAGACAGAGCTTTTCtcctaatatttttccttattttcccttcttccctctggAATGGCAAGCAGAAGGGCTGTGTAAGGCTGCAGGGAGTCCTGGGTCATGGTCAGTCCTGGCCAGGAGAGAGGCTCCTCCAGCAGTGACCTCATCCCATCCTTTCTCCCGGCAGAGCTGTTCCAGGTGCCGGTGATCGGCCTGACCCTGCCAATCATGTGGTTCTACCTCCTCATGAACGTCATCACCCAGTATCCTTTATCCGTGATCCCACCCTTTGTGGGGCGGCACAGCAGGATTGGGGCTGGTTTCCTAAATCCTTGGAGGCTTCCCCGCCCTCGGGAGCAGCTGGTGGTGGAATTccaaaaatacaggaaaagggAACTTCTGGTTTTtaggttggactccatgatctcaaaggtcttttcctgCTTGGTTTGTTCTGGGTTTCTGGGACTTCTGCTCCATGGAAATGGAGGAGTTCGGAGCTTCCAACTCGGCCATGGCTGCTCCAGTGGGGGAATCCCTGAGTTTGGGGTTTCCCTGAGTTTGTAGCGTCCTGTTCCAACCCATCTGATCCCAGGAGGGAATTTCCCCCATCCACAGCAGGCTGCCtatctccctgctccttcccattCCCAAAGGGAATCCCcagtctccatccctgctgtcccttaCCTGTTTCTTTCAGGAGGAGCTAAATCCTTGGAgtcctccctgctctcaggAGCTACTGTTGGTGTGACTCCAAAAATACAGGGAGACGGaacttttgttttcaggttGGATCTCAAAGGTCCAAAGATCTTTTCCAGCTTGGTTTGTTCTGGGTTTCTGGGACTTCTGCTCCATGGAAATGGAGGAGTCTGGAGCTTCCCTTGGCTCCTTGGCCAGGATTGTCACCCTTTGCCAACACAGTGGGGAAACCGGGAGATTTGGGATGTCCCTGAGTTTGATGTGTCCCGTTCCAACCCAGGAGGTAATTTCCCCCAtgcagagcaggctgcccaTTCCCAAAGGGAATCCCCAGTctgcatccctgctgtcccttacctcctgctcccaggaggaaAATCCTTGGAgtcctccctgctctcaggAGCTACTGTTGGTGTAACTCCAAAAATACAGGGGAAGGGAACTTCTCTTTTTAGGTTGGACCTCAAAGGTCCAAAGATCTTTTCCAGCTTGGTTTGTTCTGGGTTTCTGGGACTTCTGCTCCATGGAAATGGAGGAGTCTGGAGCTTCCAACTCAGCCCCGGCTGCTCCAGTGGGGGAACTGGGAGTTTTGGGATGTCCCTGAGTTTGTAGCGTCCTGTTCCAACCCATCTGATTCCAGGAGGGAATTTCCCCCAtgcagagcaggctgcccaTTCCCAAAGGGAACCCCCAGTCTCCGTGCCCTGCTGTCCCTTACCTCCTGCTCCCAGGTACGTCTGCATCCGCGGCGTCTTCATCCTGACCACGGAGTGCACGTCCCTCACCGTCACCCTGGTGGTGACGCTCCGCAAGTTCGTCAGCCTCATCTTCTCCATCCTCTACTTCCAGAACCCCTTCACgggctggcactggctgggcactgccttTGTCTTCGTGGGCACCCTGATGTACACCGAGGTGTGGAACAGCCTCGGGCCCCTCCTGGCGCGCTGCCGGGGCGGGAGGAGGCCCAAGGAGGAGTGAATCCAGGGATTTTTCCGCAGGGacctttttgttgttttccagggcagagcagcagggagccccGCCAGGGGGGTGTTTTTATAGCAGGGGAGGTGTTGGCTGTGCCAAGCTCCTGGGAGAACGGGGAGCCTCCACTGGGAACGTGGGGAAGGGATCGTGGAGAAACAATCCGGGTATTTTTTGCGAGTTGGCATTTTTTCAGGTGACCCCTTTTGCTtccaatttttcctttttttttttttttcattggaatAACCCTTTGTAAGGAGAAGCTGATCCAGAGCTTTGTTGGGAACCCAACTTCCATGCTGTTGCTTTGGATCAGCCGGACCCTGAGCCAGTTTGGTGCCGTGCTTTAGTTGTCCCGATATCTGGAGCTGATGGCTGAGCCCCATTCCAGTGGGAATCCCtgatccctgtgctgggaggatgTGGGATACAACCCCAACTGGAGCTTCCAGTCTGCCCAGTGGACCCTGAGAGGGCTGGGTTCCTCTCCCAGTTCTCCTCCCATCCCTTGGGATCAGCGTCCTCATGGCCtttgtgccagcctggcacaggctccCTGTCCCTCAGTGTCACCCCCGGCTGGTTTTCCTGGAGCTTCCCTGCAgttttcctggagcagcagcttgtccccgtgctggtgctgctgtccctgctcagctgggacagTTGAGGCATCCAGGAGGGATGAAGGGGGTTTGATAGCAAAGGAAAAAcgatggaaaaaaaaatcccaaagtgaTGGAAAGgcagcacctccctgccagGCATTCCCTGAGCCAAGGTCACTTTTCCAAAAGTCCTTCTCTCTATTTTTACTGCTGATTTTTATCAGCTGCTTGGGATAATCCCCTTCCCAGCTTTCCATGGCCTCGTCCTTGCTGGGAGGCAgagtgggaaaagggaagggctccatgctgtgctgggagcactgctttagccccagccccaaatcccagtgtgggaaaagggaattcCATCCCACCCAGAGCCAGCGTGGTgctgccaggacctgcagctccatcccgACAtgctgaaggattttttttttcccagttcccatttttcctgagcctgaaaaagctgaatttcaagTGCCATGGGATTTTTCCAGGGGTTTTGAAGATGGGGAGGCTGACCTGGTGTAGGCCAGATGATGTTCCAGCTGTTTGTGGTGGCTTCAGGAAGAACCCAGAGAGAGGCAAAACCTTTATCCCTGATTTTCATCTTCCAGGCTCTTCACACGGAGCTTCAGCTGGGATTGGGGAGGTGGGGAAGCCAACAGAAATTTGGGATGAAGGATTTTAGGAGCAGGGAGTAACTGGTGAGGTTCTTCAGAGATCAGACACGGCGGGGAAACACCGGAGCTGTAACTCAAGGTCCGTGGGTGTTTTATCCAGGGATTGTTTTATCCAGGGATTGTTTTAtccagggattttgggatccagGGATTGTGGGATCCAAGAACTAAGCAGAgctgacacagagctgctcccaggtgt
The Motacilla alba alba isolate MOTALB_02 chromosome 1A, Motacilla_alba_V1.0_pri, whole genome shotgun sequence genome window above contains:
- the LOC119708606 gene encoding UDP-xylose and UDP-N-acetylglucosamine transporter-like codes for the protein MHPAVAVGLVFGGCCSNVVFLELLARQFPGCGNIVTFSQFLFIAVEGFIFEANFGRKRPAIPIRNYFIMVAMFFTVSVVNNYALNLNIAMPLHMIFRSGSLIASMALGIIILKKRYSVSKYSSIALVSLGIFTCTLMSAKQVASDSSLNQEDGPQAFLWWLLGIAALTFALLMSARMGIFQETLYKKFGKHSKEALFYNHALPLPGFLLLAPNIYQHAVLFNQSELFQVPVIGLTLPIMWFYLLMNVITQYVCIRGVFILTTECTSLTVTLVVTLRKFVSLIFSILYFQNPFTGWHWLGTAFVFVGTLMYTEVWNSLGPLLARCRGGRRPKEE